In a genomic window of Falco naumanni isolate bFalNau1 chromosome 3 unlocalized genomic scaffold, bFalNau1.pat SUPER_3_unloc_1, whole genome shotgun sequence:
- the LOC121081762 gene encoding uncharacterized protein LOC121081762, producing MHGCMATRTRGAVPHTRVVRISAGKLQEEGRGHPSSSLRHHFLPRFRFRVVSRAVAKALSAWAKKAAAKSRLRQGAEAHPGKLLQRRTKLSLPALPSQGPGTRQKDLGKKTSESALPPRPGGSPRMKEAGRQEPASPAKPTSTLPSSDDCQKALQEVWQLPAEWGQVRPKWQEQLEQAKAEWAAWGAWSAGKDRQQRQVRAAIDSAESSSDPLLRGTQGGRSPERGSRTDTRLQGRAWPAHAREGESGSRMQAAKSAVTRGGTQGWVSRLPGPAAGCFQEVLWETAPVVAVCFAESVCSLAGTLHWRHSDSPASSPAQERGSPGEVEKGSNPSPSPAEDSSNL from the exons ATGCATGGCTGCATGGCCACAAGGACAAGAGGTGCCGTGCCTCACACGAGAGTCGTGAGGATTagtgctgggaagctgcaaGAGGAGGGTAGGGGTCACCCTTCTTCAAGCCTGCGTCATCATTTCCTGCCCAGGTTTCGCTTTAGGGTGGTCAGCAGAGCAGTGGCCAAGGCTTTGTCCGCCTGGGCCAAGAAGGCTGCAGCAAAGTCCAGGCTCAGACAAG GTGCAGAGGCGCATCCTGgcaagctgctgcagagacGGACGAAGCTTTCCCTTCCTGCACTGCCAAGTCAGGGGCCAGGCACGAGACAGAAAGACTTGGGCAAGAAGACTTCTGAGAG TGCGCTCCCCCCACGTCCAGGCGGCTCCCCCAGGAtgaaggaggcaggcaggcaggagccggcTTCTCCAGCCAAACCCACCTCTACACTCCCATCCTCAGACGACTGCCAGAAAGCGCTGCAG GAggtctggcagctgcctgcagagtgGGGGCAAGTGAGGCCCAAGTGGCAAGAGCAGCTCGagcaagcaaaggcagagtGGGCGGCGTGGGGAGCCTGGTCTGCGGGGAAGGACCGACAGCAACGCCAGGTACGGGCAGCGATTGACAGCGCTGAGAGCAGCAGCGACCCTCTCCTTCGGGGCACCCAGGGCGGCAGGTCTCCAGAGCGGGGGAGCAGGACAGACACccggctgcagggcagggcttgGCCTGCTCATGCTCGGGAGGGAGAGAGTGGCAGCAGGATGCAAGCGGCAAAATCGGCCGTGACAAGAGGCGGCACGCAGGGCTGGGTCTCCCGgctgccaggtcctgctgcaggctgctttcAAGAGGTCCTCTGGGAAACAGCACCTGTGGTTGCCGTCTGCTTTGCTGAGAGCGTCTGCTCCTTGGCAGGCACTCTGCACTGGAGGCACTCGGActccccagcctccagcccagcccaggagaGAGGCAGTCCAGGAGAGGTGGAGAAAGGCTCCAacccctctcccagcccagcagaagacagcagcaacCTCTAG